CATCCCTTCACTCTTGATGCGGGTGGCCAGCCACGTCAGATCCATGTCAGGCCCCCCGGCTTATTCTCATGAGCAGAGCTGCCGCGCAGGATCCGTCCAGCCCTTCCCCTGCCGATGCCCACCTCCTCTCCTGCCATTGAAGCCGCCAAGCGCCGCGTCTACCTCTTCGTCGGTACGCTCGCCAGCCTCGCCACCCTGGCCGTGTGGCTCTACGCCCTGCGCTTTGACGACAGCTCCCCCTTCAACCGTTACGGCCTCCCCGCCGTCCTGCTGTATGACCTGGGCGTCACCTGGGCCATCGCCACCCGCCGCGTCCGCCCCAGCGCCACCGAACCCGTCACCCTGGGGGTGCTGGGTCTGCTGTTCTGCGCCCGCCTGCTCTCCGACGTGGCACTCCCCGACGTCGCTGCCCCCTTCATCCAGGAGCGCCTCCTGGTGCTGATGGGCCTGTCCATCCTGGGTCTGTTGGTGCTGCGTCCCCGGCCAGCGGTGCTGGGCATCGCCGCACTGTTCACCCTCCACACGGCCGCCGAGGTGGCCCGGCTGGTGCTGCACGACGCGGTCACCCCAGCGGCCCTGGGGCGGGTGGCGAGTGGGCAACTGATGCTGCTCGCCATCCTGGGCCTGCTGACCGTCCTGGCCCACTACCGCCGCTGGTGGTCTGACGCCGAGGGC
Above is a window of Deinococcus radiopugnans ATCC 19172 DNA encoding:
- a CDS encoding sensor domain-containing diguanylate cyclase — encoded protein: MPTSSPAIEAAKRRVYLFVGTLASLATLAVWLYALRFDDSSPFNRYGLPAVLLYDLGVTWAIATRRVRPSATEPVTLGVLGLLFCARLLSDVALPDVAAPFIQERLLVLMGLSILGLLVLRPRPAVLGIAALFTLHTAAEVARLVLHDAVTPAALGRVASGQLMLLAILGLLTVLAHYRRWWSDAEGLARTDALTHVPNRRETQRCLQAALGGPDPVCVLLLDLDHFKALNDAFGHAAGDDVLREVAALGQSRLRPGDTLGRWGGEEFLAVLPQTALACGVEVAERLREVIAGHVFAHGARVTVSIGVAQRVLGETEAGLIERADAAQYAAKRAGRDQVQAAPPTRAGES